A region from the Sorex araneus isolate mSorAra2 chromosome 6, mSorAra2.pri, whole genome shotgun sequence genome encodes:
- the RBM14 gene encoding RNA-binding protein 14 isoform X2, which yields MKIFVGNVDGADTTPEELAALFAPYGTVMSCAVMKQFAFVHMRENAGALRAIEALHGHELRPGRALVVEMSRPRPLNTWKIFVGNVSAACTSQELRSLFERRGRVIECDVVKGMVPTGV from the coding sequence ATGAAGATATTCGTGGGCAACGTCGATGGGGCGGATACGACGCCGGAGGAGCTGGCAGCCCTCTTCGCGCCCTACGGCACGGTCATGAGCTGCGCCGTCATGAAACAGTTCGCCTTCGTGCACATGCGCGAGAATGCGGGCGCGCTGCGCGCCATCGAGGCCCTGCACGGCCACGAGCTGCGGCCGGGGCGCGCGCTCGTAGTGGAGATGTCGCGCCCACGGCCTCTTAACACTTGGAAGATTTTCGTGGGCAATGTATCGGCGgcgtgcacgagccaggagttgCGCAGCCTTTTCGAGCGCCGCGGACGCGTCATCGAGTGTGACGTGGTGAAAG
- the CCDC87 gene encoding coiled-coil domain-containing protein 87 yields the protein MDPAKEESEFQHLYHRMLRPLTLFPRREPLPEPQRPPPQDPVLPLPVSRLTPASLCQQVAKRLAQSGLTLPVSSEARSHLTNVILDELKCGWWEPPPEPGLSHLDNQRLRKRLQAHVLLSSEQLFLGHLSMLATSGTASTVFTKNAMLVRLAASLARYCTQFLTGPDVYRVLLADFRAQLQLEQAQGSVHKVRSAASGGALRLYTIPSPRSTGIASVPLSQLSLNHLIKLSRPTPKELKEEPEQDPLKELMSIPRLKKRKSLRFWPFLPKSRPTSRFLKTSLQPQASPTGVTLPRDPIPSLPLTKLLVQKAESMPCLREGKRLADILGLPPFPSRPLSPSDLVAKSKPDLAAGRVAEDLKQLVKNLKLGRPCSSPVHSGLDPLLGALTQRQVRASRLKGLQETQKELEEVTLASAPSVLPAPAAPRDQSQPVTFTMKVNQGFVQGAAVLVSERSLESTYCVERAGLLYNHLSGELEPRLLDKMKVERFLGTSIREVYKELMSCVSSNYFSLDQESLGEEPALQTKPSALLTSAFLFPKKQYAAINPRLAGIASYTAEPLRFSEDKMASFSSFQGLQSWGGYFQKLSWLSWWRATVCTDDYFKYLYQEDTDFLHVIFHLYQEEVPKEALPPPVKITPKIQHPPPLLQDEEPDFVPGEWHWGSLTEYSERMQQLLLDESPKFLGLQERLEQLWSMLEVPAQEQLDMAIKYSSNTHVRQLPSLVKAWEQALEHIRQRELLLGKLEWFERQASNPNRFFQKNRRARRLLEENQVRGKLYRALRRTERPLTTILEDIEALFGEPVTFKGRSYLEKMKHDRVEMLFWLQQRRRLRQLFRAQKAKRRSQGSPELTTPRNTPGTS from the coding sequence ATGGATCCCGCCAAGGAAGAGTCGGAGTTCCAGCACCTTTACCATCGGATGCTGCGCCCGCTGACGCTCTTCCCTCGCCGGGAGCCGCTGCCCGAGCCTCAGAGACCCCCCCCGCAGGACCCGGTGCTGCCCTTGCCCGTCTCCCGGCTGACGCCAGCGTCGCTGTGCCAGCAGGTGGCCAAACGGCTGGCCCAGAGCGGGCTGACTTTGCCGGTGTCATCCGAGGCCCGGAGTCATTTGACCAATGTCATCCTGGACGAGCTGAAGTGTGGCTGGTGGGAGCCTCCCCCCGAGCCCGGGCTGAGCCACTTGGACAACCAGAGGCTGCGGAAGCGGCTGCAGGCCCACGTGCTGCTGAGCAGCGAGCAGCTCTTCTTAGGCCACCTGAGCATGCTGGCGACCTCGGGGACCGCCTCGACCGTCTTCACCAAAAACGCCATGCTGGTCCGTTTGGCCGCCAGCCTCGCGAGGTACTGCACACAGTTCCTCACCGGCCCTGATGTGTACCGAGTCCTGCTGGCTGACTTCCGAGCCCAGCTGCAGCTGGAGCAGGCCCAGGGCAGCGTGCACAAAGTGCGCTCCGCTGCCTCCGGTGGGGCTCTGAGGCTCTACACCATCCCGTCGCCCCGCAGCACTGGCATCGCCTCGGTGCCTCTCAGTCAGCTCAGCCTGAACCACCTTATTAAGCTCAGCCGCCCGACGCCCAAGGAGCTCAAGGAGGAGCCAGAGCAGGATCCCCTGAAGGAACTCATGTCCATCCCCAGGCTGAAGAAGAGAAAGTCTCTGCGCTTCTGGCCCTTCTTGCCAAAGAGCAGGCCCACCTCTAGATTCCTGAAGACCagcctccagccccaagcatcccCCACCGGGGTTACCCTACCCAGGGATCCgatcccctccctgcctctcaccAAGCTCCTGGTCCAGAAGGCCGAATCCATGCCCTGTCTGCGGGAGGGCAAAAGGCTGGCTGACATCCTGGGCCTCCCCCCGTTTCCCAGTCGCCCTCTCTCCCCCTCGGATCTGGTGGCCAAGAGCAAACCTGACTTGGCAGCCGGGAGAGTGGCCGAGGACCTGAAGCAGCTGGTCAAGAACCTGAAACTGGGGCGGCCCTGTTCCTCGCCGGTGCACTCCGGCCTCGACCCGCTCCTGGGGGCCCTGACCCAGCGCCAGGTTAGAGCCAGTCGCTTGAAAGGGCTGCAGGAAACACAGAAGGAGCTGGAAGAAGTCACATTAGCCTCGGCGCCGTCGGTgctcccagcccctgcagcccctcgTGACCAGTCCCAGCCGGTCACTTTCACCATGAAGGTGAACCAGGGCTTTGTCCAGGGCGCAGCCGTGCTGGTCTCCGAGAGAAGCCTAGAAAGCACCTACTGCGTGGAGCGCGCCGGGCTGCTGTACAATCACCTGAGCGGCGAGCTGGAACCCAGGCTCCTCGACAAGATGAAGGTGGAACGCTTTCTGGGCACCAGCATCCGGGAGGTGTACAAGGAGCTGATGAGCTGCGTCTCCTCCAACTACTTCTCGCTCGATCAGGAGTCTCTGGGCGAGGAGCCGGCGCTCCAGACCAAACCCTCGGCTCTCTTGACCTCGGCCTTTCTCTTTCCGAAAAAACAGTATGCTGCTATCAACCCCAGGCTGGCCGGGATCGCCTCGTATACAGCCGAGCCTTTAAGATTCAGTGAAGACAAGATGGCCTCTTTCTCCTCGTTCCAAGGGCTGCAGAGCTGGGGCGGTTACTTCCAGAAACTCTCGTGGCTGAGCTGGTGGCGTGCCACGGTGTGTACGGACGATTATTTCAAGTACCTCTACCAAGAGGATACGGATTTCCTCCACGTCATCTTCCACCTGTATCAAGAGGAAGTGCCCAAGGAGGCCCTGCCACCGCCCGTCAAAATCACCCCCAAGATTCAGCACCCACCCCCCTTGCTCCAGGACGAGGAGCCCGACTTCGTGCCCGGAGAGTGGCACTGGGGCAGCCTGACCGAGTACAGCGAGAGGATGCAGCAGCTGCTCCTGGACGAGTCCCCCAAGTTCCTGGGCCTGCAGGAGCGGCTGGAGCAGCTGTGGAGCATGCTGGAGGTCCCGGCGCAGGAGCAGCTGGACATGGCCATCAAGTACAGCTCCAACACCCATGTGAGGCAGCTGCCCTCCTTGGTGAAGGCCTGGGAGCAGGCCCTGGAGCACATCCGGCAGCGGGAGCTGCTGCTGGGGAAGCTCGAGTGGTTCGAGCGGCAGGCCTCCAACCCCAACCGCTTCTTCCAGAAGAACCGCCGCGCCCGGCGCTTACTCGAGGAGAACCAGGTCCGCGGCAAACTCTACAGGGCCCTCAGGCGCACGGAGAGGCCGCTGACCACCATCCTGGAGGACATCGAGGCCCTCTTCGGCGAGCCCGTGACTTTCAAGGGGCGCAGCTACCTGGAGAAGATGAAGCACGACCGGGTGGAGATGCTGTTCTGGCTGCAGCAGCGGCGACGCCTCCGCCAGCTGTTCCGGGCGCAGAAGGCCAAGCGCAGGAGCCAGGGGAGCCCGGAGCTGACCACGCCGAGGAACACTCCCGGCACCAGCTGA
- the CCS gene encoding copper chaperone for superoxide dismutase: MASNTEPGGTACTLEFAVQMTCQSCVDAVGKSLQGVAGVQSVEVQLENQMVLVQTTLPSQEVQALLESTGRQAVLKGMGSSLLKNLGAAVAMLGRPGAVQGVVRFLQLSPERCLIEGTIDGLEPGLHGLHVHQFGDLTDDCSSCGEHFNPDGASHGGPQDAERHRGDLGNVCANADGRATFRMEDERLKVWDVIGRSLVIDEGEDDLGQGSHPLSKITGNSGKRLACGIIARSAGLFQNPKQICSCDGLTIWEERGRPIAGEGRKEPTQPPAHL; encoded by the exons ATGGCATCGAACACGGAGCCTGGCGGGACCGCCTGCACG CTGGAGTTCGCGGTGCAGATGACCTGTCAGAGCTGTGTGGACGCCGTGGGCAAGTCCCTGCAAGGGGTGGCAG GCGTCCAGAGTGTGGAGGTGCAGCTGGAGAACCAGATGGTCCTGGTGCAGACCACCCTACCCAGCCAGGAGGTGCAGGCCCTTCTCGAGAGCACCGGGCGGCAGGCGGTCCTCAAGGGCATGGGCAGCAGCCTACTGA AGAATCTTGGGGCGGCGGTGGCCATGCTGGGGCGCCCTGGCGCCGTGCAGGGCGTGGTACGCTTCCTGCAGCTCAGTCCCGAGCGCTGCCTCATCGAGGGGACCATTGACGGCCTGGAGCCGGGGCTGCACGGGCTCCATGTCCATCAGTTTGGGGACCTCACCGACGACTGCAGCAG CTGCGGGGAGCACTTCAACCCGGATGGAGCCTCTCATGGGGGCCCCCAGGATGCTGAGCGG CACCGAGGGGACCTGGGGAACGTCTGCGCCAACGCCGACGGCCGCGCCACCTTCAGGATGGAGGATGAGCGGCTGAAG GTGTGGGACGTGATCGGCCGGAGCCTGGTCATCGATGAGGGGGAAGATGACCTGGGCCAAGGCAGCCATCCCTTGTCCAAGATCACGGGCAACTCCGGGAAGAG GCTGGCCTGCGGCATCATCGCGCGCTCCGCGGGGCTGTTCCAGAACCCCAAGCAGATCTGCTCGTGCGATGGCCTGACCATCTGGGAGGAGCGCGGCCGGCCCATCGCGGGGGAGGGCCGCAAGGAGCCCACGCAGCCACCAGCCCACCTCTGA